AGGAGTCGGCGACGTATGGGGAACACATCTGGTTTGAGACCAACGTGTCCGGGGACTTCTGCTACGTCGGAGAGCAGTACTGCGTAGCCAAGATGCTGGTGAGTGAGCGCGGTGCGGCACGCCGCCCCCTGGTGGTGGAGCCGGGTCTCGAACCCTGTAGGCAGGCACTTCCAGGGGAAGGTGGGAACGGGGCTCTCGCCTGAGCCGCCCTGCAGGGGGCTGCCCCCCGGCGGCCAGAGGAACGGGACTGGGTCCTGAAGCCAGGACGGGGGCTCGACAATGCTCTCCCAGAGCAGCTGTGCCGGGGCAGGCGTGGGGCGGCACCCTGAGGCCGGTGCCTCAGGGACCTTCTGTTTCCCGCAGCAGAAATCAGTGTCCCGGAGAAAGTGTGCAGCCTGCAAGATTGTGGTCCACACGCCCTGCATTGAGCAGCTTGAGAAGGTGAGCGTGGCTGTTCAGGctttcctgcccctccccctcaggGTGCTGAAGCCCTCACGGCACTCCTACACAGGTCTCTATACACGCGTGTTCATGTCACACAAACAACACCGGCCAGGGGTGCCTCAGTGTGTGTAGTGGTGAAAAAACCAAGGACCCTGGAGCGGCAGTGCCTGCGTTTGCATCCTGGCTCCCCCTTCATTTGCTGCTGTGTCCCTGCTGCCCAGAACAAGCCTGGCACAGAGTGAGGTTCATAAGACTATTACTAGACAAGATGAAGTCATGAATGCTGGCTGAGATGCCATTTTTATCAGTTCCCAAACTAATACTTAGAAGGGGCTGAGCCTTTGTACCTCAGCTCTGTCTGGGCCAGTCCTGTGTGGGCCCTGAAGCCCGGCCCTGTCCCCTCCACTAGTGGAGAGGAGGAGAGCTGTAAAGACCTTTACCCAGGGACCATTGTCCACGTGGCTGCAGCTAGGGGCGCGTCTGGGCCCCCCGCTtctagggagggagggagaagaacaGCTGGGTGAGTGGGTCCAGGCCCAGGGATTGGGGGGCTGCCGTGGCCCCGTAGGACTCCCCACCAGCAGAAACCAAGACCAGCGTAAGAGAAATACTGTAGGACTAGGAATGGCTTGAACGAGGCTGACGCAGACGGCTTCCCCTACTCCTCAACTCATACAGTGAACTTTCCCTACAGTTTTCCTAGGGCTGAAGCAGGGGCTCTGAGGAAAAGAGAGACGCCTGTAGCCCCAAGTCCTGTAGATCCGTCACACCAGCCCCTAAGGTGATAAACCAGGACTCCACAAATGGGCTGACGGTCTCCAGGGACCAGTCCACAAGCATGGGCTGGGTTGCCTGCAGGTGCCTAAGTTGGGAGAGCTGGAGGGCGAGGAAGAGTACAGGACGGGTCAGCCTTGCTGCCTTTTAGCAGGGAAGACGGATACAGAACTTGCTGTCTCCCTCATCCCAGAAGACTGGGCAGTGGAAGGGAGCTTCCTTCTGGCTagtggagaggaggagggatgCCAGAGGGCCTCTGAGAAGAGGTGTCTGGCGTTCTCAGGACCCCCAGGATGCTGGGGGGGCCTCTCCCTCCTTTGTGAGATGCCTCCCGAGTGACACCTTCTGAAGGGGGTGGCCATGTGCCTGACCCCACAAAGGGCGGTTCTGACATTTTGGTGGTCACTGCGTGTTTCACAGATAAATTTCCGCTGTAAGCCATCCTTCCGTGAATCGGGCTCCAGGAACGTCCGTGAGGTAAGTGCCCGGGGTAGTTAGGGCCCCAGGTTTCCCGAGCGGGCCCCTCGGCAGTGACTCCAGAGCATTGCTGGGCTTCCGCCCGGCACTCAGCCCAGTGCCGCTCCTCTCGTCCGCCAGCCAACCTTCGTGCGGCACCACTGGGTACACCGGCGACGCCAGGACGGCAAGTGTCGGCACTGCGGGAAGGTGAGGCTCCGCCCAAGCAAGCTGGCCCTGGTCCCGGCGACCCCCGCACTGCCACGTGTGGCCCGTCCGTCCCTGACCGCGGGCAGAGTCCTGGGCCCACTCTCTCTGTCTGCCGTGCCCGCTCAGTCCCAGAACGCCCAGGTCCCTGGGCAGAGCGGGAGAGCAGGGAGGAAAGCCTCCTCCTCCGAGAGCAGTGTGTCTGGACTGCTTGGAAGCTGTGAGCAAGCCCTTCAAGAAGCGTGGAGGCTTTTTCCCTCGCTAGTTCAGCCAATGCACATTGAGGGCCCACTGGGTGCGAGCATAGCCCACAGCAGCCCAGGTTTCACTGACCTGTCTtgtcccccccacccaccccccagtaAGTTCAGGCTCTGAGAGATCTAGGGGCcttgtccctcctccctccatccacCCTGAGTGTCCAGCATGTCAGGCACAGTAGGCCCTGCGATAAATAGTGTAGGACGAACAGGGAATGACTGTGATGGTTACTGCACAGAGTTTTGAGAGCCTGGGTTGGGAGGGAGGGACTGGAGTTAGGCAGGAGTTATCTATGGACCCCTTTCCAGCAGATGGTGCAGTTAACTTCAGAGACCCAGCCTGGCTCAGCCCCCATGACTCTAGGGACTCCTTTTatagttcttttctttaaaaaaaaaaaaaaagagtgctcaGTTGCCCTGGGCGGAGAGGCAGGAATGGGCTGGGCCTGCTGCTCTGGGCCCAGCCCCAGGGACCCTCACCACCCTCTGCCCCCCAGGGCTTCCAGCAGAAGTTCACTTTCCACAGCAAGGAGATTGTGGCCATCAGCTGCTCCTGGTGCAAGCAAGCAGTGAGTGCCACTCCCCTGCTGGCCGGCTGTCCCCTGGGCTGTGCAGGGTGCGAGCTGCAGGCGGGCAGCTGGCTGCCACTCCCCTGCCGGCCGGCTGTCCCCTGGGCTGCGCGGGGCGCGGGCTGAAGGCGGGCAGCCGGCTGCCACTCCCCTGCCGGCCGGCTGTCCCGTGGGCTGTGCAGGGTGCGGGCTGCAGGTCTCGGCCAGGCCCAGCTCAGCCAcggccccccgccaccccccccaccccctccagtacCACAGTAAGGTGTCCTGCTTCATGCTGCAGCAGATCGAGGAGCCGTGCTCCCTGGGGGTCCACGCCGCTGTGGTCATCCCCCCTACCTGGATCCTCCGGGCCCGCAGGCCCCAGGTGAGTCCCACCTGCGCCAGGAAACCCCGACCCCCAGGGTCTGCCAGCCACCCCAGCCCCAACCATCTTGTCACCCACACCTCCACTTCCCTCGCAGAACACCCTCAAAGccagcaagaagaaaaaaagagcatcATTCAAGAGGAAGTCTAGCAAGAAAGGGCCTGAGGTTAGACCAGGGACCAGGCGGGCAGCCGGAGGGGAACAGGAGAGGGGGGCCTGTTTCTTGGGACACTGAGGCCCTCCCCCCTGCTGGAGCTAACGATGCGGCCGTCGCTGGGTCAGTCTGGGCTCTGGGGCCCCCAAGCAGGGGGAGAGGTCCAGGTCCTCCTCTGGGGCCAGGCCCACTGTGAGGTCTGACCCTGCAGTGATACTCACGGGGGCACCCGGGGCGCGGAGAACAGGGTGAGGGTCCCCCAGGGCGGGAACCAGCCTTACGGGCTCTCTCTGTCTCCAAGGAGGGCCGCTGGAGACCCTTCATCATCAGGCCTACCCCGTCCCCCCTCATGAAGCCCCTGCTGGTGTTCGTGAACCCCAAGAGTGGGGGCAACCAGGTACGCAcagcctccagtctcctctgagagccttggggcggggtggggtgtaGCTCAGCCCCTCCCCCCAGCAGGTGTTCCCAGGTCGGCTTTGGCCCCACCCCTTTCTCCCAGGGATGCGGAGAAAGTCACCTCTGCCTCCGCCTCTTGCCTCTTCCTGGGCCCACGCACTTCTCCCCACCTCAGCCCTCCACCCTAACTGCCTCCCCGCTTCCCTGTCGGCTCCTGGTCTCCCACAGGGTGCCAAGATCATCCAGTCCTTCCTCTGGTATCTGAATCCCCGGCAAGTCTTTGACCTGAGCCAGGGGGGCCCCAGGGAGGCGTAAGTACCTGTCAGGGCTCTGTGGGGGCGGTGGCGAGGGCTGGCCTGGCGCGCTCTCGGGGCGCAGCTCACCGGTCCTGACCCCTCTGACCCCGTTCCCGCCCTCTGACCCCAGGCTGGAGATGTATCGCCGGGTGCACAACCTGCGGATCCTGGCCTGCGGGGGTGACGGCACGGTGAGTCCTCACGGCCCGAAAAGCCGGGCTGCCGGGGCGCCCGCGCTGACCTGGCCCGCACCGACCTGGCCCGCTCTGCCCTGCTCCTCCAGGTCGGCTGGATCCTCTCCACGCTGGACCAACTGCGCTTGAAGCCGCCGCCGCCAGTCGCCATCCTGCCCCTGGGCACTGGCAATGACTTGGCCCGCACCCTCAACTGGGGCGGGGTGAGCGCCCATGGACGGGGCAGGGAGCCAGGGATGGAGGGGGGCGGGGTACCAGGGGAGGCCCAGACCCCAGAGGAGCTCagttcccgcccccccccccccccccaccccagggttaCACCGACGAGCCTGTGTCCAAGATCCTGTCCCACGTGGAGGAGGGCAACGTGGTACAGCTGGACCGCTGGGACCTCCGTGCAGAGCCCAACCCTGAGGCGGGGCCCGAGGAGCGAGACGAGGGGGCCACCGACCGGGTGGGTCAACTGTGGGGGAGAGCCGGGGGTGTCTGGGATCTGGGGCAAGTCTTTGTGTCACCAGACTTCGGCCTCTCCTTGGGAAGAGGGAATGGTAGTCCTCAGCTCACAAGAGAGTTGTCTGCAGCCTCTCGGTACATCTTACTAAGCACCTGCTACAGCCAGGCACCATCGAGGTGCCTTGCTACAGCTGTGCACTGGTTCTCAGCAGTGCACAGAGCCAGGCCTGGCGCGTGTGAGGCCCGTCAGGGAGGAGTCGTGTGTTGGGGGCGGGCAAGGCCTGGGAAGAGAAGCCAGCTGGGCATAGGCTGCTTTGCTGTGCAGGCGCTTGACGGGGCTCCCCAGGAGCTGAGAAGGCTGGGCCGAGGCCCCCTTTCTGCAGAGGTGGCTGTGGGGAGGTGCAGGGTGCATGCTAGAGCCCCTCATTCCTGTCCCTTGGCCCTCCTCCAGCTGCCTCTGGATGTCTTCAACAACTACTTCAGCCTGGGCTTTGACGCCCACGTCACCCTGGAGTTCCACGAGTCTCGAGGTGGGCGCGTCTTTGCTGAGGAGGCCACCCGCGGGTGGTGGTCGGGGGGGAGCCCAGGAGGGGCCCCGAGATGGCCAGACCTTGCCCCTGCCAGTACAAGGCTTTCGTCCGTCATCAGCCATCCCGCCCGAGCCCAGATTGGAAAGCCCCAACAGGCTCAGAGCAGCTGACTGTCCCCTATTTCTTGTCACCACCCAGAGGCCAACCCGGAGAAGTTCAACAGCCGCTTCCGGAATAAGATGTTCTACGCCGGGGTGAGTCTGGGGCCTGCCGCTGCACCCAGCCGTTGCCACGCCCACCCGTTCTCCCACCCATGCCCCCACCCACCCATGTCCACCAGGCCTCAGGACCCCTGTACGGCAGCGGGAAGGACATGCCCTGTTACCAGATGGTGACGCCCTGTGTCTCCCACAGACAGCCTTCTCCGACTTCCTGATGGGCAGCTCCAAGGACTTGGCCAAGCACATCCGCGTGGTGGTGAGTGGACTGTGCCCgcaggcaggggtgggtgggTCCAGCGGGAGGGATACCCCCTGGGTGCATATGCCCTCAACCCCGTCCGCCTGTTCCTGCCTGCAGTGTGATGGGACTGACCTGACCCCCAAGATTCAGGACCTGAAACCCCAGTGCATTGTTTTCTTGAACATCCCCAGGTGAGGAGGGGAGGGCGTTGGGTGGGCCCTGCTGTCCCTGTCCTGCACGCCTGTCCTCTGAAGCCCATGGCTGTGCCCTCCCCTCCAGGTACTGTGCGGGCACCATGCCCTGGGGCCACCCTGGGGAGCACCATGACTTTGAGCCCCAGCGGCACGACGATGGCTACCTCGAGGTCATCGGCTTTACCATGACCTCCCTGGTGAGTAAGCCAGCACGGGGCCCACCTGGAGCCCCAGGCCTGCCTTGCCCCTGGCACTGGCCCCAAGATGGAAGGGGacgccttccctggtggtccagtggttaagaatccacttggcaatgtaggggacatgagtttgatccctttgGGGGGACCTAAGttcccacatgtctcagggcaactaagcatgTGTGACAAAACTGAGACCCAAAGCAGCcagataaatataaaacaataaataaaaataatggaaggGGGTCACCAAATTCATTTTCATTGGCCAGGACTGGAGAATTCACCCTCACCTCCTTTCTCTGGCTGGGGTCTCACCCTCCTCTGCTCTCCGTCGGGTGGGGGATTACTCACTTTGTTCTCcagcctgggaaaaggaaagcCTGCGGTCCTGCCGGCCCCTGGCCCCTGACCCTGAGCCTCCCGTGCCCACAGGCCGCGCTGCAGGTGGGCGGGCACGGCGAGCGGCTGACGCAGTGCCGAGAGGTGCTGCTCACCACGTCCAAAGCCATCCCGGTGCAGGTGGACGGCGAGCCCTGCAAGCTCGCAGCCTCGCGCATCCGCATCGCCCTGCGCAACCAGGCCACCATGGTGCAGAAGGCCAAGCGGCGGAGTGCCGCCCCCCTGCACAGCGAGTATGTCCCCCGGCCCCGCCCACGTGCCCTGGGCCCCAGAGACtgtgcccctccccagcctcagttTTTCCCTCTGGGAAGGAGGCTAACAGTACCCCGGGGcagctggggcggggggtggtacATGGTGTGATGCCTGGCGGGGACCAGCAGCTTGGGCAGGGCACTTGCCGAGCGCCACGTGGTCGCCTGCCTGCAGCCAGCAGCCGGTGCCGGAGCAGCTGCGAGTCCAGGTGAGCAGGGTCAGCATGCACGACTACGAGGCCCTGCACTACGACAAGGAGCAGCTCAAAGAGGCTTGTGAGTGgcaggcggggtggggagggggtgctgtGGGGCGGGGCCCGGGCTGGGGTGCAGCCCGCTGCTGATGGccgccctgccctgcagctgtgcCGCTGGGCACTGTGGTGGTCCCAGGAGACAGCGACCTGGAGCTGTGCCGCGCTCACATCGAGAGGCTCCGGCAGGTGAGGGGTGGGGCCAGGGCCTGCCCACAGGGCCCTGCCGGCCCAGGTTCTGGTGGCCTTCAGCCCTGGCCTCTGCCTCTCTTGCCAGGAGCCCGAAGGTGCTGGAGCCCAGTCCCCGATGTGCCAGAAACTGTCCCCCAAGTGGTGCTTCCTCGATGGTGAGTGGCCCCTGAAGGGCCAGGTCCCGCCCCGTCCCTTGGCAGTCCTGGGTGGGGTGGCTGGAGACCCGGGCCTGGATAGGGGGCCACCTTCCTCAGCTAGCCCTCTCCCCACAGCCACCACTGCCAGCCGCTTCTACAGAATCGACAGGGCCCAGGTAAGCACTCGAGGTCTGCTCCGAAAACCGCTGGCTCCGGGCCCCCATGTCACTTGTCCTGCTTGGCCGCCCTGCATGGCCGGGCACACCCGTGTCCGCCGATGGGCAGTGCACAGGGATGGTGCTGACAGTGGGAAGCTGGGCTCGCGGGGTTGGGTTGTGGGGGAGCCTCAAAGCACAGGCGTCTTCCAGCCAGACACTAAAAGAAAGGTGCTTTGGGTCAGAGGCCGGGGCACCTGGTAAAGGCTTAGCCGTGGGAAGGGGCTGCAAGCTGGGGGCCCCCTGTGTGAGGTCAGGGGATCCGgggcaggaagggagaggagagggtggggtggggtgggggctggcaggGCCACAGGCCTGGCTGCCCCATCAGTGTTCCACCTCATGGCCGCGGCTTCTCCAGGTCTGCTGGCCTGGCGTCCGCCTGCACCCCCCATCGGCTGCCCTGCAGGGCCCTGACCCTCAGCCCGACCTTCCCCCCCAACCCTGTAGGAACACCTCAACTACGTGACCGAGATCGCACAGGACGAGATTTATATCCTGGACCCTGAGCTGCTGGGGGCATCTGCCCGTCctgacctccccacccccacgtcccctctccccacctcgcCCTGCTCCCCCACATCCCGGTGAGTCCCGAGCCTCAGCCAACCCTCCCCCCGCCGTTGCCCCAAAGGACAGCCAACTGAAACCCCTCCCCCCCGGCCGTGGCCGGGCCATGAGCCCTCCGCCCCACCGGCCAGCATCCACCCCGCTGTGGTGGCCGGACACCCGGGCTCCCCCTGGCCACCCGCACCCTCGTCAGAGCGCCTTGCAGCCGCCTGGCCTCCCACTCTCCCCCAGCACCCTGTGGGCACGTGCCCTGCCCTGCTCCTGGTCACTTCACCCTGGGCACCGGTGCcctcctccaccaccacagtGCAGCCCCGCTCACCTGTCCGTTCTTTGCCGTCTCGTTTGCCCACCTCTGGACTTGTTCTTGCCTCCCCGATCTTCACCCTCCACTCACGTCTCAGCTTGGGTGTGCCTTCTCCGCAGTCTCTCGGGAGCCCCCCTGAAGTTGCTGTTGAATCACACCACCCAGTCTCCCGCTCTCCTACACTCCCTGCTGTTCCAGAACACTGTGTTTACTCGTTTGTCTGACTTTGTCTCTCtgactagaatgtaagctccctgAGAGCAAGTTCTCCACCTGTCTTGTTCACGGCTGTGTTGCTGGTGCCCAGAACAGCACTTGACATGCAGGAGGCACTCAATAAACTGTTGAATGAACCAAGGGTGCCccgggctggggctggggagggcaaCAAGCTGGGCCTGTGCTGTAGCCACGTCACCCTGCCACATCTCACCCAGCCACACCCCTGCCACACCCTGgcacatctcatcctgtcaccctgtCGTTTCATGTCACCTTGTCACATCCTGTCACCCTGTCACATCTCGTCACCTTAtcacatctcatcctgtcaccctcaTCTCGTCACCTtgtcatctcatcctgtcaccctgtCACATAGTTACCCCAtcacatctcatcctgtcaccttgTCACATCCTGTCACCTTGTCACATCTCATGTCCCTGTCACCCTCACATCTCGTCACCTTGTCACCTCATCCTGTCACCCTGTCACATATCATGTCACCTTGTCACATCCTGTCACCCTGTCACATCTTGTCACCTTATCACCTTAtcacatctcatcctgtcaccctcaTCTCACCTtgtcatctcatcctgtcaccctgtCACATATTGTTACCCCAtcacatctcatcctgtcatcttgTCACATCCTGTCACCCTGTCACATCTCATGTCACCGCCATTTCATGTCATCTTGTCACATCCTGTCACCCTGTCACCTCAAGTCACTGTCACATCTCATCCTGTTACATCATCACATCTCGTCATGTCACCCTGCCACATCTCATGTCAGATCTCATCCTGTCACACCTCATGTCACCCGtcacatctcatcctgtcaccctcaTCTCGTCACCTTGTCACCTCATCCTGTCACCCTGTCACATATCATGTTACCCCAtcacatctcatcctgtcacccagTCCCATCTCGTCACCTTGTCATATCCTGTCACCCTGTCACATCTCATGTCACCGTCATTTCATGTCATCTTGTCACATCCTGTCACCCCAAGTCACTGTCACATCTCATCCTGTTACATCATATCTCGTCATGTCACCCTGCCACATCTCATGTCAGATCTCATCCTGTCACACCTCATGTCACCCGTCACATATGTCACCCTCATCTCGTCACCTTGTCATATCATCCTGTCACCCTGTCACATATGTCACCTTGTCACATCCTGTCACCCTGTCACATCTCATGTCACCTTGTCACACCTCATCCTGTCATCTTGtcacatctcatcctgtcaccttgtcacatctcatcctgtcaccctcgtcacatctcatcctgtcaccctcaTCTCGTCACCTtgtcatctcatcctgtcaccctgtCACATCCTGTCACCTTGTCACATCTCATGTCCCTGTCACCCTCACATCTTGTCACCTTGTCACCTCCTGTCACCCTATCACATATCATGTTACCCCATCACATCTTATCCTATCACCCTGTCACATCTCATCACCTTGTCACATCCTGTCACCCTGTCGCATCTCATGTCACCCTGTCGTTTCATGTCATCTTGTCACATCCTGTCACCTCAAATCATTGTCACATCTCATCCTGTTACATCATCACATCTCATCATGTCACCCTGCCACATCTCATGTCAGATCTCATCCTGTCACACCTCATGTCAGCCGTCACATCTCATCATGTCACCCCGTCACATCTGCTCTGTTTGCAGGTCACTGCCAGGGGACGCTGCGCCCCCTACAGGTGAGGCCTCTCCCTGCAGGGCCCCTGCTTCCTCCCTGGTCAGAGGACCCAGGCTcagtggggtggggcggggcgagGTGGAGCCCATACACAGCCTCACACCAACATAGCTATAGTAACGTTTGCCACAGCCCTCGGCACACGTGCCCCTCAGGCCCACTTTGCACAATAATACATCACATACATGTTCATGCACTGATGCAAGCCAAGGCCTCCCGTGCCAGAGTGTAACAGGCTGGTGTTCCGAGCAGGTGAAGAGCTCATCGAGGCTGCCAAGAGGAACGATTTCTGTAAGGTACTAGTGCCAGGTTCGGGCTTCTTCCCCTTGGCAGCCCCAGCGGGGCCTGGGGAGTGGGGCCTCTGGCTGGGCCAGGAGCTGCTTGGTCGAGATGCAGTCATCTGTCATGACCTGGCCCTCTGGGGGGGTCTCCATGTGATTGTTCCAATCTGCCCCGCCCCACCCACATTCATTGTCCCTCCTTAGGGGCTTCCTAGCTCAGTCCGTCTGTCCCCAGGGCACAGAAAGGAGTGAGTCTTAGAGGAACCACAGGCTCCAAGGCTCCCAGGGAGTCCAAGGGCACCTGGGATGAGAGATGCCCAATGTCTCTCCCTTGCACTCCGAAAAGACCCCTGGAGACCTCTAGGGAGCCTGGGGCCTGTGTAAGAGTTGGAGGGGTGTTTCTGTGGTGGGAAGGAGGGTGGTCTTGAGGTGCCCAGCCTtgccctgcctcctgcccccagctccaGGAGCTGCACCGAGCTGGGGGTGACCTCATGCACCGTGACGAGCGGAGCCGCACGCTCCTGCACCACGCGGTCAGCACTGGCAGCAAGGAAGTGGTCCGCTACCTGCTGGAGCACGGTGAGCTGGGGCCCCCGGGGCCGCGGGGAGGCTGCTGGGCCTCTCTAACCTCTTcccccctgcccttctccagcgcCCACTGAGATCCTTGATGCCGTGGAGGAAAAGTGAGTATCTGGGCAGGGCAGGACCCCAGTTACCCTGGAAACCACCCAGGCTTCATCTAGCCCTTCTGTGTGGATCCTGTCAGAGCCCATAAAACCCTTCCTGGCCATATCTGTCGCCCTCTgggccaccccccgccccaccccaggaCCCCACACTTCCTGCCCCTTCTGATGGCCCCTGAGGAGACACGAGGGCCCAGAGGACTGGATGGAGTCCACAGCCAGCCCCTGTTCCCCCAGCGGGGAGACCTGCCTGCACCAGGCGGCAGCCCTGGGCCAGCGCACCATCTGCCACTACATCGTGGAGGCCGGGGCCTCGCTCATGAAGACTGACCAGCAGGTGAGCAGAGGGGCAGAGCGGGCACGGAGGAAT
This sequence is a window from Bubalus kerabau isolate K-KA32 ecotype Philippines breed swamp buffalo chromosome 15, PCC_UOA_SB_1v2, whole genome shotgun sequence. Protein-coding genes within it:
- the DGKZ gene encoding diacylglycerol kinase zeta isoform X5; its protein translation is MATRGTGSLGLGGGGVGVQRRGRLRGQHVINRQISQLTASSDRPTRKLRPKREQLCVRSHGTGLALPGPPLLVVTAPPGHWGDHGARPGGDPGAQGALLSRPRVLWQVKVQFTGSLSVQTKVFRHRPALSHTGCPSWASSERKAITKSGLQHLAPPPPAPGAPCSEPERQIRSTVDWSESATYGEHIWFETNVSGDFCYVGEQYCVAKMLQKSVSRRKCAACKIVVHTPCIEQLEKINFRCKPSFRESGSRNVREPTFVRHHWVHRRRQDGKCRHCGKGFQQKFTFHSKEIVAISCSWCKQAYHSKVSCFMLQQIEEPCSLGVHAAVVIPPTWILRARRPQNTLKASKKKKRASFKRKSSKKGPEEGRWRPFIIRPTPSPLMKPLLVFVNPKSGGNQGAKIIQSFLWYLNPRQVFDLSQGGPREALEMYRRVHNLRILACGGDGTVGWILSTLDQLRLKPPPPVAILPLGTGNDLARTLNWGGGYTDEPVSKILSHVEEGNVVQLDRWDLRAEPNPEAGPEERDEGATDRLPLDVFNNYFSLGFDAHVTLEFHESREANPEKFNSRFRNKMFYAGTAFSDFLMGSSKDLAKHIRVVCDGTDLTPKIQDLKPQCIVFLNIPRYCAGTMPWGHPGEHHDFEPQRHDDGYLEVIGFTMTSLAALQVGGHGERLTQCREVLLTTSKAIPVQVDGEPCKLAASRIRIALRNQATMVQKAKRRSAAPLHSDQQPVPEQLRVQVSRVSMHDYEALHYDKEQLKEASVPLGTVVVPGDSDLELCRAHIERLRQEPEGAGAQSPMCQKLSPKWCFLDATTASRFYRIDRAQEHLNYVTEIAQDEIYILDPELLGASARPDLPTPTSPLPTSPCSPTSRSLPGDAAPPTGEELIEAAKRNDFCKLQELHRAGGDLMHRDERSRTLLHHAVSTGSKEVVRYLLEHAPTEILDAVEENGETCLHQAAALGQRTICHYIVEAGASLMKTDQQGDTPRQRAEKAQDTELAAYLENRQHYQMIQREDQETAV
- the DGKZ gene encoding diacylglycerol kinase zeta isoform X9, with the translated sequence MEPRDGSPEARSSDSESASASSSGSERDAGPEPDKAPRRLSKRRFPGLRLFGHRKAITKSGLQHLAPPPPAPGAPCSEPERQIRSTVDWSESATYGEHIWFETNVSGDFCYVGEQYCVAKMLKSVSRRKCAACKIVVHTPCIEQLEKINFRCKPSFRESGSRNVREPTFVRHHWVHRRRQDGKCRHCGKGFQQKFTFHSKEIVAISCSWCKQAYHSKVSCFMLQQIEEPCSLGVHAAVVIPPTWILRARRPQNTLKASKKKKRASFKRKSSKKGPEEGRWRPFIIRPTPSPLMKPLLVFVNPKSGGNQGAKIIQSFLWYLNPRQVFDLSQGGPREALEMYRRVHNLRILACGGDGTVGWILSTLDQLRLKPPPPVAILPLGTGNDLARTLNWGGGYTDEPVSKILSHVEEGNVVQLDRWDLRAEPNPEAGPEERDEGATDRLPLDVFNNYFSLGFDAHVTLEFHESREANPEKFNSRFRNKMFYAGTAFSDFLMGSSKDLAKHIRVVCDGTDLTPKIQDLKPQCIVFLNIPRYCAGTMPWGHPGEHHDFEPQRHDDGYLEVIGFTMTSLAALQVGGHGERLTQCREVLLTTSKAIPVQVDGEPCKLAASRIRIALRNQATMVQKAKRRSAAPLHSDQQPVPEQLRVQVSRVSMHDYEALHYDKEQLKEASVPLGTVVVPGDSDLELCRAHIERLRQEPEGAGAQSPMCQKLSPKWCFLDATTASRFYRIDRAQEHLNYVTEIAQDEIYILDPELLGASARPDLPTPTSPLPTSPCSPTSRSLPGDAAPPTGEELIEAAKRNDFCKLQELHRAGGDLMHRDERSRTLLHHAVSTGSKEVVRYLLEHAPTEILDAVEENGETCLHQAAALGQRTICHYIVEAGASLMKTDQQGDTPRQRAEKAQDTELAAYLENRQHYQMIQREDQETAV
- the DGKZ gene encoding diacylglycerol kinase zeta isoform X10; this translates as MLQKSVSRRKCAACKIVVHTPCIEQLEKINFRCKPSFRESGSRNVREPTFVRHHWVHRRRQDGKCRHCGKGFQQKFTFHSKEIVAISCSWCKQAYHSKVSCFMLQQIEEPCSLGVHAAVVIPPTWILRARRPQNTLKASKKKKRASFKRKSSKKGPEEGRWRPFIIRPTPSPLMKPLLVFVNPKSGGNQGAKIIQSFLWYLNPRQVFDLSQGGPREALEMYRRVHNLRILACGGDGTVGWILSTLDQLRLKPPPPVAILPLGTGNDLARTLNWGGGYTDEPVSKILSHVEEGNVVQLDRWDLRAEPNPEAGPEERDEGATDRLPLDVFNNYFSLGFDAHVTLEFHESREANPEKFNSRFRNKMFYAGTAFSDFLMGSSKDLAKHIRVVCDGTDLTPKIQDLKPQCIVFLNIPRYCAGTMPWGHPGEHHDFEPQRHDDGYLEVIGFTMTSLAALQVGGHGERLTQCREVLLTTSKAIPVQVDGEPCKLAASRIRIALRNQATMVQKAKRRSAAPLHSDQQPVPEQLRVQVSRVSMHDYEALHYDKEQLKEASVPLGTVVVPGDSDLELCRAHIERLRQEPEGAGAQSPMCQKLSPKWCFLDATTASRFYRIDRAQEHLNYVTEIAQDEIYILDPELLGASARPDLPTPTSPLPTSPCSPTSRSLPGDAAPPTGEELIEAAKRNDFCKLQELHRAGGDLMHRDERSRTLLHHAVSTGSKEVVRYLLEHAPTEILDAVEENGETCLHQAAALGQRTICHYIVEAGASLMKTDQQGDTPRQRAEKAQDTELAAYLENRQHYQMIQREDQETAV